From a single Streptomyces sp. NBC_00377 genomic region:
- a CDS encoding YkvA family protein gives MDAPTTLVVVAVVAAAALFAVAAAVLVRLVRARRGLRRAGLPTGPRWMFWGAVLYFVLPTDLLPDPVYLDDIGVLLLALRSMRRAPENTPERLSD, from the coding sequence GTGGATGCGCCAACCACGCTCGTCGTCGTCGCCGTAGTGGCGGCCGCGGCCCTGTTCGCCGTGGCCGCCGCGGTGCTGGTGCGTCTCGTCCGGGCCCGCCGGGGTCTGAGACGAGCAGGACTGCCCACCGGACCGCGCTGGATGTTCTGGGGGGCGGTCCTGTACTTCGTGCTGCCGACCGACCTGCTGCCGGACCCTGTCTACCTCGACGACATCGGCGTCCTTCTGCTGGCCCTGCGCTCAATGCGCCGCGCCCCCGAGAACACGCCCGAACGCCTCTCCGACTGA
- the tgmA gene encoding putative ATP-grasp-modified RiPP, whose product MQPFTLNYARPAAELEFSTPYAYDPGLQLNVTLDGRIAARDHALLRELGTTTSTAGSKTHFDD is encoded by the coding sequence ATGCAACCGTTCACGCTCAACTACGCACGCCCTGCGGCAGAGTTGGAGTTCAGCACTCCGTACGCCTATGACCCCGGACTGCAGTTGAACGTAACTCTTGACGGCCGGATCGCCGCTCGTGACCACGCGCTGCTGAGAGAACTGGGGACGACGACCTCGACCGCGGGTTCCAAGACCCACTTCGACGACTGA